The Rhinolophus ferrumequinum isolate MPI-CBG mRhiFer1 chromosome 6, mRhiFer1_v1.p, whole genome shotgun sequence genome has a window encoding:
- the PCNX4 gene encoding pecanex-like protein 4 isoform X3 produces the protein MVNVPALEQMNQILHILFIFLPFLWALGTLPPPDALFLWAMEQVLEFGLGGSSMSTHPRLLIMFIVSVGTAITSYFIPSTVGVVLFMTGLGFLLSLNLSEMGFIFKCSITRHRVGTKSKALPSGSEKQLTWKECLFYIMILVLALLESILLHHFACCSQISKNSPQAIVGYILMVLLITLWILREIQSVYIFGIFRNPFYPKDVQTVTLFLEKQARLMKIGVVRRILLNLVSPFAMIAFLSLDTSLQGLHSVSVSIGFTRAFRMVWQNTENALLETVIVSAVHLLISSTDVWWNRSLDTGIRLLLVGVIHDRLIQFISKLQFAVTVLLASWMEKNRRKSTTPLCILNIVFSPFVLVFIAFSTLLSSPLLPLFTLPLFLVGFPRPTQSWPGVVGTAACVCADTVYYYQMVPGLTAALQSAMVAGSLGLLLPGSHYLGRFQDRLIWIMILERGYTYCCINIKGLELQETSCHTAEARRVDEVFEGAFEQEYTRICSINEHFGNVLTPCTVLPVKLYSDAKTVLSGIIDSHDNLREFKGDLVKVLVWILVQYCSRRSNMQENVHKTENKGKASLIILPALNTSPQTQSPDDTDSLNSEISDNWSDDIFGDEPTTKKGKEEKDQLKVLQSINLPIPGSVESQSVDDHSTGKVPENSLYKAVLVGYPAVDKGKQEDMVYIPLMEFNCSHSHLLSLPEEWMSNCLPNSKMREMSSLFPEEWYQFVLRQLECFHLEDNVPNVLEEIAKDMVLKDFYVRAVMTCYCSLFGVDSTDPSPSHILRVYNGVLPWSVALDWLTEKPELFQLALKAFRYTLKLMIDKASLGPIEDFKELTNCLEEYESDWYIGVVSDEKWKEAILQEKPCLFSLGYDPNMGVYTGRVLTLQELLIQVGKLNTEAVRGQWANLSWELLYATNDDEERYSIQAHPLLLRNLTVQAADPPLGYPIYSSKPIRIHLY, from the exons ATGGTAAATGTACCAGCTCTAGAACAAATGAATCAGATTTTACacattctgtttatatttttaccttttctgtgGGCACTCGGCACTCTGCCCCCGCCCGATGCACTTTTCTTATGGGCAATGGAGCAGGTTTTAGAGTTTGGCCTTGGAGGCTCATCTATGTCAACCCATCCACg GTTATTAATAATGTTCATCGTTTCTGTTGGAACAGCTATAACGTCGTATTTCATTCCCAGTACTGTTGGAGTGGTGCTTTTCATGACTGGACTTGGGTTCCTACTGAGTCTTAACCTGAGTGAGATGGGTTTTATCTTCAAATGCAGTATAACAAGACACAGAGTTGGAACCAAATCTAAGGCCTTACCCAGTGGTTCAGAAAAACAACTTACTTGGAAGGAATGCCTTTTCTACATCATGATATTAGTCTTGGCtcttttagaaagtattttgctGCATCACTTTGCTTGTTGCTCACAGATTTCTAAAAACAGTCCCCAAGCTATTGTTGGCTATATTTTGATGGTATTACTTATAACACTATGGATACTTAGAGAAATTCAGAGTGTCTATATCTTTGGAATTTTCCGAAACCCTTTCTATCCAAAGGATGTGCAAACTGTGACGTTATTCTTAGAGAAGCAAGCAAGGCTCATGAAGATTGGTGTTGTCAGACGGATTTTGCTAAATCTAG TGTCACCTTTTGCTATGATAGCATTTCTTTCACTGGACACTTCCTTACAAGGGCTGCACTCTGTGTCTGTCTCCATTGGATTCACAAGAGCTTTTAGAATG GTATGGCAGAATACAGAAAATGCTTTATTGGAGACAGTCATTGTATCAGCAGTACACTTGTTGATCTCCAGTACAGATGTTTGGTGGAATAGAAGCCTGGATACAGGAATCAGACTCTTACTG GTTGGTGTCATCCATGATCGTCTGATTCAATTCATCTCTAAATTACAGTTTGCTGTGACTGTACTTTTGGCATCATGGATGGAGAAAAACCGTAGAAAATCAACTACCCCTTTATGTATACTCAACATTGTCTTCTCTCCCTTCGTGTTGGTCTTCATAGCTTTTTCTacacttctctcttctcctttactCCCCCTCTTCACCCTTCCTTTGTTCTTGGTGGGGTTTCCCCGACCTACTCAGAGTTGGCCAGGAGTAGTGGGCACTGCAGCCTGCGTGTGTGCAGATACTGTCTACTACTACCAGATGGTCCCAGGTTTGACCGCTGCACTGCAATCTGCAATGGTAGCTGGAAGTTTAG gtCTCCTCTTACCTGGGTCTCATTATTTGGGCCGTTTTCAGGATCGTTTAATATGGATAATGATTCTAGAACGTGGCTATACTTACTGCTGTATTAACATTAAG gGGTTAGAATTGCAAGAGACATCCTGTCACACTGCTGAAGCTCGAAGAGTTGATGAAGTTTTTGAAGGTGCCTTTGAACAAGAATATACAAGAATATGTTCTATTAATGAACACTTTGGAAATGTATTGACACCCTGTACTGTTTTGCCTGTGAAACTCTATTCTGATGCAAAGACTGTCCTATCTGGCATAATAGATTCTCATGATAACTTAAGAGAATTTAAAGGTGACCTTGTTAAAGTACTTGTGTGGATACTTGTTCAGTACTGCTCCAGAAGGTCCAACATGCAGGAGAATgttcacaaaactgaaaataaagggaaagcaTCTCTAATAATCCTGCCTGCTTTGAATACTTCACCACAAACCCAATCCCCAGATGACACAGATAGtttaaattcagaaatttcaGATAACTGGTCTGATGATATTTTTGGTGATGAGCCAACcaccaaaaaaggaaaggaagaaaaagatcagTTGAAAGTTTTGCAAAGTATAAATCTGCCTATTCCAGGATCAGTAGAATCACAGAGTGTTGATGATCATTCTACAGGCAAAGTTCCTGAAAATAGTCTTTACAAAGCAGTTCTAGTGGGATATCCTGCTGTtgacaaaggaaaacaggaagacatGGTGTACATTCCTCTCATGGAGTTCAATTgttctcattctcatttgttaAGCTTACCTGAAGAGTGGATGTCTAACTGTTTGCCTAATTCCAAAATGAGGGAGATGAGCTCATTATTTCCAGAAGAATGGTATCAATTTGTCTTAAGGCAGTTGGAATGTTTTCATTTGGAAGACAATGTCCCAAATGTACTGGAAGAAATTGCAAAGGACATggttttaaaagacttttatgtTCGAGCAGTAATGACTTGTTATTGTAGTTTATTTGGAGTAGATAGTACGGATCCTAGCCCTAGTCATATACTGAGAGTTTACAATGGTGTTCTGCCTTGGTCTGTTGCCTTGGATTGGCTGACGGAAAAGCCAGAACTGTTTCAGTTAGCACTGAAAGCTTTCAG gTATACCCTGAAATTAATGATTGATAAAGCAAGTTTAGGTCCAATAGAAGACTTTAAAGAACTGACTAACTGCCTTGAAGAATATGAAAGTGACTGGTACATTGGTGTGGTATCTgatgaaaaatggaaggaagcaaTTTTACAAGAAAAACCATGCTTATTTTCTCTGGGGTATGATCCTAATATG GGAGTTTACACTGGGAGAGTACTTACCCTTCAAGAATTATTGATCCAAGTTGGGAAGTTAAATACTGAAGCTGTTAGAGGTCAGTGGGCCAATCTTTCATGGGAACTGCTTTACGCCACAAACGATGATGAGGAACGTTACAGTATACAGGCGCATCCACTACTTTTAAGAAACCTTACAGTACAAGCAGCTGATCCTCCCCTGGGATATccaatttattcttcaaaacCTATCCGTATACATTTATATTAG
- the PCNX4 gene encoding pecanex-like protein 4 isoform X1, with product MSPDVPLLNDYKKDFFLKRFPQTVLGGPRLKLGYYAPPYIYVNQIILFLMPCALGGIGTLLYQLGILEDYYTAALSGGLMLFTAFVIQFTSLYARNKSVMVERILTTDILAEEDEHEFTSCAGAETIKFLIPGKKYIANTVFHSVLAGLVCGLGTWYLLPKRITLLYGSAGGTIVLVFFGWITLCTGEYSLIVNTAIETATFQTQDTYEITPLMRPLYIFFFVSVDLAHRFMVNVPALEQMNQILHILFIFLPFLWALGTLPPPDALFLWAMEQVLEFGLGGSSMSTHPRLLIMFIVSVGTAITSYFIPSTVGVVLFMTGLGFLLSLNLSEMGFIFKCSITRHRVGTKSKALPSGSEKQLTWKECLFYIMILVLALLESILLHHFACCSQISKNSPQAIVGYILMVLLITLWILREIQSVYIFGIFRNPFYPKDVQTVTLFLEKQARLMKIGVVRRILLNLVSPFAMIAFLSLDTSLQGLHSVSVSIGFTRAFRMVWQNTENALLETVIVSAVHLLISSTDVWWNRSLDTGIRLLLVGVIHDRLIQFISKLQFAVTVLLASWMEKNRRKSTTPLCILNIVFSPFVLVFIAFSTLLSSPLLPLFTLPLFLVGFPRPTQSWPGVVGTAACVCADTVYYYQMVPGLTAALQSAMVAGSLGLLLPGSHYLGRFQDRLIWIMILERGYTYCCINIKGLELQETSCHTAEARRVDEVFEGAFEQEYTRICSINEHFGNVLTPCTVLPVKLYSDAKTVLSGIIDSHDNLREFKGDLVKVLVWILVQYCSRRSNMQENVHKTENKGKASLIILPALNTSPQTQSPDDTDSLNSEISDNWSDDIFGDEPTTKKGKEEKDQLKVLQSINLPIPGSVESQSVDDHSTGKVPENSLYKAVLVGYPAVDKGKQEDMVYIPLMEFNCSHSHLLSLPEEWMSNCLPNSKMREMSSLFPEEWYQFVLRQLECFHLEDNVPNVLEEIAKDMVLKDFYVRAVMTCYCSLFGVDSTDPSPSHILRVYNGVLPWSVALDWLTEKPELFQLALKAFRYTLKLMIDKASLGPIEDFKELTNCLEEYESDWYIGVVSDEKWKEAILQEKPCLFSLGYDPNMGVYTGRVLTLQELLIQVGKLNTEAVRGQWANLSWELLYATNDDEERYSIQAHPLLLRNLTVQAADPPLGYPIYSSKPIRIHLY from the exons ATGAGTCCAGATGTGCCTCTGCTGAATGATTACAAAAAGGACTTCTTTCTGAAGCGCTTTCCACAGACTGTTCTTGGAGGCCCACGACTCAAATTAGGCTATTATGCCCCTCCTTACATCTATGTTAATCAAATTATCCTTTTTCTGATGCCATGTGCTTTGGGTGGAATAGGAACTCTTTTGTACCAGTTAGGCATCCTGGAAGATTATTACACAGCAGCACTCTCAGGTGGACTAATGCTTTTCACTGCATTTGTCATCCAGTTCACAAGTTTATACGCCAGAAACAAATCAGTGATGGTAGAAAGAATACTAACCACAGATATCTTAGCAGAGGAAGATGAACATGAATTTACAAGTTGTGCTGGTGCTGAGACTATCAAATTTCTAATTCCTGGCAAGAAATATATAGCCAATACggtttttcattctgttcttgcTGGGTTAGTGTGTGGTCTTGGAACGTGGTATCTGCTCCCGAAAAGAATAACCTTGCTGTATGGCAGTGCAGGAGGCACTATTGTACTGGTTTTTTTTGGATGGATAACATTATGTACAGGAGAATATTCATTAATTGTAAATACGGCTATAGAGACTGCAACTTTCCAAACCCAGGATACTTACGAAATCACTCCTCTTATGAgacctctttatatatttttctttgtttctgtagATCTTGCACACAG gTTTATGGTAAATGTACCAGCTCTAGAACAAATGAATCAGATTTTACacattctgtttatatttttaccttttctgtgGGCACTCGGCACTCTGCCCCCGCCCGATGCACTTTTCTTATGGGCAATGGAGCAGGTTTTAGAGTTTGGCCTTGGAGGCTCATCTATGTCAACCCATCCACg GTTATTAATAATGTTCATCGTTTCTGTTGGAACAGCTATAACGTCGTATTTCATTCCCAGTACTGTTGGAGTGGTGCTTTTCATGACTGGACTTGGGTTCCTACTGAGTCTTAACCTGAGTGAGATGGGTTTTATCTTCAAATGCAGTATAACAAGACACAGAGTTGGAACCAAATCTAAGGCCTTACCCAGTGGTTCAGAAAAACAACTTACTTGGAAGGAATGCCTTTTCTACATCATGATATTAGTCTTGGCtcttttagaaagtattttgctGCATCACTTTGCTTGTTGCTCACAGATTTCTAAAAACAGTCCCCAAGCTATTGTTGGCTATATTTTGATGGTATTACTTATAACACTATGGATACTTAGAGAAATTCAGAGTGTCTATATCTTTGGAATTTTCCGAAACCCTTTCTATCCAAAGGATGTGCAAACTGTGACGTTATTCTTAGAGAAGCAAGCAAGGCTCATGAAGATTGGTGTTGTCAGACGGATTTTGCTAAATCTAG TGTCACCTTTTGCTATGATAGCATTTCTTTCACTGGACACTTCCTTACAAGGGCTGCACTCTGTGTCTGTCTCCATTGGATTCACAAGAGCTTTTAGAATG GTATGGCAGAATACAGAAAATGCTTTATTGGAGACAGTCATTGTATCAGCAGTACACTTGTTGATCTCCAGTACAGATGTTTGGTGGAATAGAAGCCTGGATACAGGAATCAGACTCTTACTG GTTGGTGTCATCCATGATCGTCTGATTCAATTCATCTCTAAATTACAGTTTGCTGTGACTGTACTTTTGGCATCATGGATGGAGAAAAACCGTAGAAAATCAACTACCCCTTTATGTATACTCAACATTGTCTTCTCTCCCTTCGTGTTGGTCTTCATAGCTTTTTCTacacttctctcttctcctttactCCCCCTCTTCACCCTTCCTTTGTTCTTGGTGGGGTTTCCCCGACCTACTCAGAGTTGGCCAGGAGTAGTGGGCACTGCAGCCTGCGTGTGTGCAGATACTGTCTACTACTACCAGATGGTCCCAGGTTTGACCGCTGCACTGCAATCTGCAATGGTAGCTGGAAGTTTAG gtCTCCTCTTACCTGGGTCTCATTATTTGGGCCGTTTTCAGGATCGTTTAATATGGATAATGATTCTAGAACGTGGCTATACTTACTGCTGTATTAACATTAAG gGGTTAGAATTGCAAGAGACATCCTGTCACACTGCTGAAGCTCGAAGAGTTGATGAAGTTTTTGAAGGTGCCTTTGAACAAGAATATACAAGAATATGTTCTATTAATGAACACTTTGGAAATGTATTGACACCCTGTACTGTTTTGCCTGTGAAACTCTATTCTGATGCAAAGACTGTCCTATCTGGCATAATAGATTCTCATGATAACTTAAGAGAATTTAAAGGTGACCTTGTTAAAGTACTTGTGTGGATACTTGTTCAGTACTGCTCCAGAAGGTCCAACATGCAGGAGAATgttcacaaaactgaaaataaagggaaagcaTCTCTAATAATCCTGCCTGCTTTGAATACTTCACCACAAACCCAATCCCCAGATGACACAGATAGtttaaattcagaaatttcaGATAACTGGTCTGATGATATTTTTGGTGATGAGCCAACcaccaaaaaaggaaaggaagaaaaagatcagTTGAAAGTTTTGCAAAGTATAAATCTGCCTATTCCAGGATCAGTAGAATCACAGAGTGTTGATGATCATTCTACAGGCAAAGTTCCTGAAAATAGTCTTTACAAAGCAGTTCTAGTGGGATATCCTGCTGTtgacaaaggaaaacaggaagacatGGTGTACATTCCTCTCATGGAGTTCAATTgttctcattctcatttgttaAGCTTACCTGAAGAGTGGATGTCTAACTGTTTGCCTAATTCCAAAATGAGGGAGATGAGCTCATTATTTCCAGAAGAATGGTATCAATTTGTCTTAAGGCAGTTGGAATGTTTTCATTTGGAAGACAATGTCCCAAATGTACTGGAAGAAATTGCAAAGGACATggttttaaaagacttttatgtTCGAGCAGTAATGACTTGTTATTGTAGTTTATTTGGAGTAGATAGTACGGATCCTAGCCCTAGTCATATACTGAGAGTTTACAATGGTGTTCTGCCTTGGTCTGTTGCCTTGGATTGGCTGACGGAAAAGCCAGAACTGTTTCAGTTAGCACTGAAAGCTTTCAG gTATACCCTGAAATTAATGATTGATAAAGCAAGTTTAGGTCCAATAGAAGACTTTAAAGAACTGACTAACTGCCTTGAAGAATATGAAAGTGACTGGTACATTGGTGTGGTATCTgatgaaaaatggaaggaagcaaTTTTACAAGAAAAACCATGCTTATTTTCTCTGGGGTATGATCCTAATATG GGAGTTTACACTGGGAGAGTACTTACCCTTCAAGAATTATTGATCCAAGTTGGGAAGTTAAATACTGAAGCTGTTAGAGGTCAGTGGGCCAATCTTTCATGGGAACTGCTTTACGCCACAAACGATGATGAGGAACGTTACAGTATACAGGCGCATCCACTACTTTTAAGAAACCTTACAGTACAAGCAGCTGATCCTCCCCTGGGATATccaatttattcttcaaaacCTATCCGTATACATTTATATTAG
- the PCNX4 gene encoding pecanex-like protein 4 isoform X2, producing MSPDVPLLNDYKKDFFLKRFPQTVLGGPRLKLGYYAPPYIYVNQIILFLMPCALGGIGTLLYQLGILEDYYTAALSGGLMLFTAFVIQFTSLYARNKSVMVERILTTDILAEEDEHEFTSCAGAETIKFLIPGKKYIANTVFHSVLAGLVCGLGTWYLLPKRITLLYGSAGGTIVLVFFGWITLCTGEYSLIVNTAIETATFQTQDTYEITPLMRPLYIFFFVSVDLAHRFMVNVPALEQMNQILHILFIFLPFLWALGTLPPPDALFLWAMEQVLEFGLGGSSMSTHPRLLIMFIVSVGTAITSYFIPSTVGVVLFMTGLGFLLSLNLMSPFAMIAFLSLDTSLQGLHSVSVSIGFTRAFRMVWQNTENALLETVIVSAVHLLISSTDVWWNRSLDTGIRLLLVGVIHDRLIQFISKLQFAVTVLLASWMEKNRRKSTTPLCILNIVFSPFVLVFIAFSTLLSSPLLPLFTLPLFLVGFPRPTQSWPGVVGTAACVCADTVYYYQMVPGLTAALQSAMVAGSLGLLLPGSHYLGRFQDRLIWIMILERGYTYCCINIKGLELQETSCHTAEARRVDEVFEGAFEQEYTRICSINEHFGNVLTPCTVLPVKLYSDAKTVLSGIIDSHDNLREFKGDLVKVLVWILVQYCSRRSNMQENVHKTENKGKASLIILPALNTSPQTQSPDDTDSLNSEISDNWSDDIFGDEPTTKKGKEEKDQLKVLQSINLPIPGSVESQSVDDHSTGKVPENSLYKAVLVGYPAVDKGKQEDMVYIPLMEFNCSHSHLLSLPEEWMSNCLPNSKMREMSSLFPEEWYQFVLRQLECFHLEDNVPNVLEEIAKDMVLKDFYVRAVMTCYCSLFGVDSTDPSPSHILRVYNGVLPWSVALDWLTEKPELFQLALKAFRYTLKLMIDKASLGPIEDFKELTNCLEEYESDWYIGVVSDEKWKEAILQEKPCLFSLGYDPNMGVYTGRVLTLQELLIQVGKLNTEAVRGQWANLSWELLYATNDDEERYSIQAHPLLLRNLTVQAADPPLGYPIYSSKPIRIHLY from the exons ATGAGTCCAGATGTGCCTCTGCTGAATGATTACAAAAAGGACTTCTTTCTGAAGCGCTTTCCACAGACTGTTCTTGGAGGCCCACGACTCAAATTAGGCTATTATGCCCCTCCTTACATCTATGTTAATCAAATTATCCTTTTTCTGATGCCATGTGCTTTGGGTGGAATAGGAACTCTTTTGTACCAGTTAGGCATCCTGGAAGATTATTACACAGCAGCACTCTCAGGTGGACTAATGCTTTTCACTGCATTTGTCATCCAGTTCACAAGTTTATACGCCAGAAACAAATCAGTGATGGTAGAAAGAATACTAACCACAGATATCTTAGCAGAGGAAGATGAACATGAATTTACAAGTTGTGCTGGTGCTGAGACTATCAAATTTCTAATTCCTGGCAAGAAATATATAGCCAATACggtttttcattctgttcttgcTGGGTTAGTGTGTGGTCTTGGAACGTGGTATCTGCTCCCGAAAAGAATAACCTTGCTGTATGGCAGTGCAGGAGGCACTATTGTACTGGTTTTTTTTGGATGGATAACATTATGTACAGGAGAATATTCATTAATTGTAAATACGGCTATAGAGACTGCAACTTTCCAAACCCAGGATACTTACGAAATCACTCCTCTTATGAgacctctttatatatttttctttgtttctgtagATCTTGCACACAG gTTTATGGTAAATGTACCAGCTCTAGAACAAATGAATCAGATTTTACacattctgtttatatttttaccttttctgtgGGCACTCGGCACTCTGCCCCCGCCCGATGCACTTTTCTTATGGGCAATGGAGCAGGTTTTAGAGTTTGGCCTTGGAGGCTCATCTATGTCAACCCATCCACg GTTATTAATAATGTTCATCGTTTCTGTTGGAACAGCTATAACGTCGTATTTCATTCCCAGTACTGTTGGAGTGGTGCTTTTCATGACTGGACTTGGGTTCCTACTGAGTCTTAACCTGA TGTCACCTTTTGCTATGATAGCATTTCTTTCACTGGACACTTCCTTACAAGGGCTGCACTCTGTGTCTGTCTCCATTGGATTCACAAGAGCTTTTAGAATG GTATGGCAGAATACAGAAAATGCTTTATTGGAGACAGTCATTGTATCAGCAGTACACTTGTTGATCTCCAGTACAGATGTTTGGTGGAATAGAAGCCTGGATACAGGAATCAGACTCTTACTG GTTGGTGTCATCCATGATCGTCTGATTCAATTCATCTCTAAATTACAGTTTGCTGTGACTGTACTTTTGGCATCATGGATGGAGAAAAACCGTAGAAAATCAACTACCCCTTTATGTATACTCAACATTGTCTTCTCTCCCTTCGTGTTGGTCTTCATAGCTTTTTCTacacttctctcttctcctttactCCCCCTCTTCACCCTTCCTTTGTTCTTGGTGGGGTTTCCCCGACCTACTCAGAGTTGGCCAGGAGTAGTGGGCACTGCAGCCTGCGTGTGTGCAGATACTGTCTACTACTACCAGATGGTCCCAGGTTTGACCGCTGCACTGCAATCTGCAATGGTAGCTGGAAGTTTAG gtCTCCTCTTACCTGGGTCTCATTATTTGGGCCGTTTTCAGGATCGTTTAATATGGATAATGATTCTAGAACGTGGCTATACTTACTGCTGTATTAACATTAAG gGGTTAGAATTGCAAGAGACATCCTGTCACACTGCTGAAGCTCGAAGAGTTGATGAAGTTTTTGAAGGTGCCTTTGAACAAGAATATACAAGAATATGTTCTATTAATGAACACTTTGGAAATGTATTGACACCCTGTACTGTTTTGCCTGTGAAACTCTATTCTGATGCAAAGACTGTCCTATCTGGCATAATAGATTCTCATGATAACTTAAGAGAATTTAAAGGTGACCTTGTTAAAGTACTTGTGTGGATACTTGTTCAGTACTGCTCCAGAAGGTCCAACATGCAGGAGAATgttcacaaaactgaaaataaagggaaagcaTCTCTAATAATCCTGCCTGCTTTGAATACTTCACCACAAACCCAATCCCCAGATGACACAGATAGtttaaattcagaaatttcaGATAACTGGTCTGATGATATTTTTGGTGATGAGCCAACcaccaaaaaaggaaaggaagaaaaagatcagTTGAAAGTTTTGCAAAGTATAAATCTGCCTATTCCAGGATCAGTAGAATCACAGAGTGTTGATGATCATTCTACAGGCAAAGTTCCTGAAAATAGTCTTTACAAAGCAGTTCTAGTGGGATATCCTGCTGTtgacaaaggaaaacaggaagacatGGTGTACATTCCTCTCATGGAGTTCAATTgttctcattctcatttgttaAGCTTACCTGAAGAGTGGATGTCTAACTGTTTGCCTAATTCCAAAATGAGGGAGATGAGCTCATTATTTCCAGAAGAATGGTATCAATTTGTCTTAAGGCAGTTGGAATGTTTTCATTTGGAAGACAATGTCCCAAATGTACTGGAAGAAATTGCAAAGGACATggttttaaaagacttttatgtTCGAGCAGTAATGACTTGTTATTGTAGTTTATTTGGAGTAGATAGTACGGATCCTAGCCCTAGTCATATACTGAGAGTTTACAATGGTGTTCTGCCTTGGTCTGTTGCCTTGGATTGGCTGACGGAAAAGCCAGAACTGTTTCAGTTAGCACTGAAAGCTTTCAG gTATACCCTGAAATTAATGATTGATAAAGCAAGTTTAGGTCCAATAGAAGACTTTAAAGAACTGACTAACTGCCTTGAAGAATATGAAAGTGACTGGTACATTGGTGTGGTATCTgatgaaaaatggaaggaagcaaTTTTACAAGAAAAACCATGCTTATTTTCTCTGGGGTATGATCCTAATATG GGAGTTTACACTGGGAGAGTACTTACCCTTCAAGAATTATTGATCCAAGTTGGGAAGTTAAATACTGAAGCTGTTAGAGGTCAGTGGGCCAATCTTTCATGGGAACTGCTTTACGCCACAAACGATGATGAGGAACGTTACAGTATACAGGCGCATCCACTACTTTTAAGAAACCTTACAGTACAAGCAGCTGATCCTCCCCTGGGATATccaatttattcttcaaaacCTATCCGTATACATTTATATTAG